A window from Citrobacter amalonaticus encodes these proteins:
- the entS gene encoding enterobactin transporter EntS: protein MNRQSWLLNLSLLKTHPAFRAVFLARFISIVSLGLLGVAVPVQIQMMTHSTWQVGLSVTLTGSAMFVGLMVGGVLADRYERKKVILLARGTCGIGFIGLCLNAMLPEPSLIAIYLLGLWDGFFASLGVTALLAATPALVGRENLMQAGAITMLTVRLGSVISPMLGGLLLATGGVAWNYGLAAAGTFITLLPLLSLPALPPPPQPREHPLNSLLAAFRFLLASPLVGGIALLGGLMTMASAVRVLYPALAISWQMSAAQIGMLYAAIPLGAAVGALTSGKLAHSLRPGLIMLATTIGSFLAIGLFALMPVWALGVVCLALFGWLSAISSLLQYTMLQTQTPENMLGRINGLWTAQNVTGDAIGAALLGGLGAIMTPVASASVSGFGLVVVGLLLLLLLSELRRFRQTPPEPA from the coding sequence ATGAATCGACAATCCTGGCTGCTGAACCTCAGTTTGCTGAAGACACACCCGGCATTTCGCGCGGTCTTCCTGGCCCGTTTTATCTCTATTGTTTCGCTCGGACTGCTCGGCGTCGCGGTACCCGTACAGATCCAGATGATGACGCATTCCACCTGGCAGGTGGGGCTTTCGGTAACGCTGACCGGCAGCGCGATGTTTGTCGGGCTGATGGTCGGTGGCGTCCTCGCCGATCGCTATGAACGTAAAAAAGTGATCCTGCTGGCGCGCGGTACCTGCGGTATTGGCTTCATCGGTCTGTGCCTGAACGCCATGCTGCCGGAGCCTTCGTTGATTGCCATTTATTTGTTGGGTCTGTGGGACGGCTTTTTTGCCTCGCTGGGCGTGACGGCATTGCTGGCGGCGACGCCTGCGCTGGTGGGGCGTGAAAACCTGATGCAGGCAGGGGCGATTACCATGCTGACCGTGCGTCTGGGCTCGGTGATTTCGCCCATGCTGGGTGGGCTGTTGCTCGCCACCGGCGGTGTGGCCTGGAACTACGGTCTGGCGGCGGCAGGTACCTTTATCACCTTACTGCCGCTGTTAAGTCTTCCGGCACTGCCGCCACCGCCACAGCCGCGTGAACATCCGCTGAATTCGCTACTCGCGGCGTTTCGCTTCCTGCTTGCCAGTCCGCTTGTCGGCGGTATTGCGCTGCTCGGCGGCCTGATGACGATGGCAAGCGCTGTGCGCGTGCTCTATCCGGCACTGGCGATTAGCTGGCAGATGTCAGCGGCACAGATTGGCATGTTGTACGCCGCCATCCCGCTTGGGGCGGCGGTTGGTGCGCTCACCAGCGGGAAACTGGCGCACAGCCTGCGTCCGGGGTTAATTATGCTGGCCACGACCATCGGGTCGTTTCTGGCGATTGGCCTGTTTGCCCTGATGCCCGTCTGGGCGTTAGGCGTGGTGTGTCTCGCACTGTTTGGTTGGCTGAGCGCCATCAGTTCGCTGTTACAGTACACGATGCTGCAAACGCAGACGCCGGAAAATATGTTAGGGCGCATCAACGGGTTGTGGACGGCGCAAAACGTCACCGGGGACGCCATTGGTGCGGCGTTATTAGGCGGTCTGGGAGCGATCATGACACCGGTGGCTTCGGCGAGCGTTAGCGGCTTTGGTCTGGTGGTTGTGGGACTACTACTGCTGCTGTTACTCAGTGAATTACGTCGATTCCGGCAGACGCCGCCGGAACCCGCTTAG
- the entH gene encoding proofreading thioesterase EntH: protein MIWKRHFTLDELNATSQNTMVAHLGIIYTRLGDDVLEAEMPVDTRTHQPFGLLHGGASAALAETLGSMAGYLMTRDGQCVVGTELNATHHRAVSQGKVRGVCQPLHLGRQSQSWEIVVFDEQGRRCCTCRLGTAVLG from the coding sequence ATGATCTGGAAACGTCATTTCACGCTTGATGAACTGAACGCCACCAGTCAGAACACGATGGTGGCGCATCTGGGTATTATCTATACCCGACTTGGTGACGACGTGCTGGAAGCCGAAATGCCGGTGGATACCCGCACACACCAGCCCTTTGGTTTACTGCATGGCGGAGCCTCAGCGGCGCTGGCCGAAACGTTAGGCTCAATGGCGGGTTATCTGATGACCCGCGACGGGCAATGCGTGGTTGGGACAGAACTGAATGCCACTCATCACCGGGCGGTTTCGCAGGGTAAGGTGCGCGGTGTCTGCCAGCCGCTGCATCTGGGGCGTCAAAGCCAGAGCTGGGAAATCGTGGTGTTTGATGAGCAAGGGCGGCGTTGCTGTACTTGCCGACTGGGAACCGCAGTGTTGGGCTGA
- the fepG gene encoding iron-enterobactin ABC transporter permease yields the protein MMYVSRRLLIACLLLTVGCLSFALWGLRSGAVTLETSQIIAAFTGDAPRSLTMIVTEWRLPRVLMALLIGAALGVSGAIFQSLMRNPLGSPDVMGFNTGAWSGVLIAMVLFGQHLTAIALAAMAGGILTSLVVWLLAWRNGIETFRLIIIGIGIRAMLFAFNTWLLLKASLDTALAAGLWNAGSLNGLTWAKTWPSAPIIMLMLAGAALLVRRMRLLEMGDDSACALGVSVERSRLAMMLVAVVLTAAATALAGPISFIALVAPHIARRLSGTARWGLTQAALCGALLLLAADLCAQQLFMPYQLPVGVVTVSIGGIYLIALLIQESRKK from the coding sequence ATGATGTACGTATCGCGTCGTCTGCTGATCGCGTGCCTGCTGCTGACGGTTGGCTGCCTGAGCTTCGCACTCTGGGGTCTACGCAGTGGCGCAGTGACACTGGAAACCTCGCAAATTATTGCTGCTTTTACCGGCGATGCGCCGCGCAGCCTGACGATGATAGTGACCGAGTGGCGCTTGCCACGCGTGTTGATGGCGCTACTGATTGGCGCGGCACTCGGCGTCAGTGGAGCAATTTTTCAGTCCCTGATGCGTAACCCGCTCGGCAGCCCTGACGTGATGGGCTTTAACACCGGCGCCTGGAGCGGCGTACTGATCGCGATGGTGCTGTTTGGCCAGCATCTGACGGCTATCGCACTGGCGGCAATGGCTGGCGGGATCCTGACGTCACTGGTGGTCTGGCTGCTGGCCTGGCGCAACGGTATTGAAACCTTCCGCCTGATCATTATCGGCATCGGCATTCGTGCCATGCTGTTTGCGTTTAACACCTGGCTGTTGTTGAAGGCTTCGCTGGACACGGCACTGGCTGCCGGATTGTGGAATGCCGGATCGCTTAACGGTTTGACCTGGGCGAAAACCTGGCCCTCCGCGCCGATCATTATGCTCATGCTGGCAGGCGCCGCACTGCTGGTACGGCGCATGCGTCTGCTGGAAATGGGGGATGACAGCGCCTGCGCGTTGGGAGTCAGCGTAGAGCGCTCGCGGCTCGCCATGATGCTGGTCGCCGTGGTGTTAACCGCAGCCGCCACTGCGCTGGCCGGGCCGATTTCCTTTATTGCGCTGGTTGCCCCACATATCGCCCGTCGCCTGAGCGGCACCGCGCGTTGGGGATTAACCCAGGCCGCGCTCTGCGGCGCACTGTTACTGCTGGCAGCCGATTTGTGCGCACAGCAACTGTTTATGCCTTATCAGCTTCCGGTGGGTGTCGTCACCGTGAGTATCGGCGGTATTTACCTTATCGCCTTGTTAATTCAGGAGTCCCGCAAAAAATGA
- a CDS encoding isochorismatase, translating to MAIPKLQAYALPTALDIPVNKVNWTFEPDRAALLIHDMQDYFVSFWGENCPMMEQVIANIAALRNYCKAHNIPVYYTAQPKDQSDEDRALLNDMWGPGLTRSPEQQKVVAALAPDEADNVLVKWRYSAFHRSPLELMLKETGRDQLIITGVYAHIGCMTTATDAFMRDIKPFMVADALADFSREEHLMSLKYVAGRSGRVVMTQELLPAPVPTSKDELRALILPLLDESDEPMDDENLIDYGLDSVRMMALAARWRKVHGDIDFVMLAKNPTIDAWWALLSREVR from the coding sequence ATGGCAATTCCTAAACTGCAGGCTTACGCGCTGCCAACCGCGCTCGATATTCCGGTCAATAAGGTCAACTGGACGTTCGAGCCGGACCGTGCAGCGCTGCTGATCCACGATATGCAGGACTACTTCGTCAGCTTCTGGGGTGAAAACTGTCCGATGATGGAACAGGTGATCGCCAATATCGCCGCGCTGCGCAACTACTGTAAAGCCCATAATATTCCGGTTTATTACACCGCACAGCCGAAAGATCAGAGCGATGAAGATCGTGCCCTGCTTAACGACATGTGGGGGCCCGGACTGACACGCTCACCAGAGCAGCAAAAAGTGGTTGCCGCGCTGGCACCGGATGAAGCCGATAATGTACTGGTGAAATGGCGTTACAGCGCGTTTCACCGTTCCCCGCTGGAACTGATGCTGAAAGAAACCGGTCGCGATCAGCTGATTATCACCGGGGTATATGCACACATTGGTTGCATGACCACCGCGACGGACGCTTTTATGCGCGATATCAAGCCGTTCATGGTAGCGGACGCGCTGGCCGACTTTAGCCGTGAAGAACACCTGATGTCGCTGAAGTATGTTGCGGGACGTTCAGGTCGGGTCGTAATGACTCAGGAGTTGTTGCCCGCGCCGGTACCAACCAGCAAAGATGAACTGCGCGCGCTGATTTTACCGCTGCTCGATGAGTCCGATGAACCGATGGATGACGAGAACCTGATCGATTACGGTCTCGATTCGGTACGGATGATGGCGCTGGCAGCACGCTGGCGGAAAGTGCATGGTGATATCGACTTCGTGATGCTGGCGAAAAACCCGACCATTGATGCCTGGTGGGCGCTACTCTCTCGCGAGGTGCGCTGA
- the fepB gene encoding Fe2+-enterobactin ABC transporter substrate-binding protein, with protein MRLPSLLVTLFVFGFSSAHAADWPRQVTDIRGNHTLERKPERIVSTSVTLTGSLLAIDAPVVASGATTPNNRVADDQGFLRQWGDVAKARKLTRLYIGEPNAEAVAAQMPDLILISATGGDSALALYDQLSPIAPTLIINYDDKSWQSLLTQLGEITGQEKQASARIAEFDKQLTIVKQQLTLPPQPVSALVYTAAAHRANLWTPESAQGKMLEQLGFTLATLPGGLQPSQSQGKRHDIIQLGGENLAAGLNGEALFLFAGDEKDEQAIYANPLLAHLPAVQNKRVYALGTESFRLDYYSAMQVLNRLATLF; from the coding sequence GTGAGACTGCCTTCCCTGCTCGTTACGCTCTTCGTTTTCGGATTCTCCTCAGCTCATGCGGCGGACTGGCCGCGTCAGGTGACCGACATTCGCGGCAACCATACGCTGGAACGCAAACCTGAACGCATCGTCTCTACCAGCGTCACGCTGACCGGTTCATTACTGGCGATTGATGCACCGGTGGTTGCCAGCGGGGCGACAACCCCCAATAACCGCGTGGCTGACGATCAGGGTTTCTTACGTCAGTGGGGCGACGTGGCAAAAGCACGCAAGTTGACGCGCCTGTATATTGGTGAACCGAACGCCGAAGCGGTGGCAGCACAAATGCCCGATCTCATTCTGATTAGCGCGACCGGCGGCGACTCCGCCCTGGCGCTGTACGATCAGCTCTCGCCTATTGCCCCGACGCTTATCATCAATTACGACGATAAAAGCTGGCAGTCGCTGCTGACGCAGTTGGGCGAGATTACCGGCCAGGAGAAACAGGCCTCCGCACGTATTGCCGAATTTGATAAGCAGCTAACCATCGTTAAGCAGCAGTTGACGTTGCCGCCACAACCGGTGAGCGCGCTGGTCTACACCGCCGCCGCCCACAGAGCCAATCTGTGGACGCCAGAGTCTGCGCAGGGAAAAATGCTGGAGCAACTCGGCTTTACGCTGGCAACGTTGCCTGGCGGGCTGCAGCCCAGCCAAAGCCAGGGGAAACGTCACGATATCATTCAGCTTGGCGGTGAAAATCTGGCGGCCGGACTGAACGGCGAGGCGCTGTTCCTGTTTGCCGGTGACGAGAAAGATGAGCAGGCGATCTACGCCAACCCACTGCTGGCGCACCTGCCTGCAGTACAGAACAAGCGCGTCTACGCCCTGGGCACCGAGTCTTTCCGTCTGGATTATTACAGCGCGATGCAGGTGTTAAACCGTCTCGCCACACTGTTTTAA
- the entA gene encoding 2,3-dihydro-2,3-dihydroxybenzoate dehydrogenase EntA, whose protein sequence is MAGFDYYGKTVWVTGAGKGIGYATALAFVEAGAQVTGFDREFTLQNYPFVTEVMDVADAGQVAEVCQRLLVQTDRLDVLVNAAGILRMGATDALSPHDWQQTFAVNVGGAFNLFQQTMAQFRHQRGGAIVTVASDAAHTPRIGMSAYGASKAALKSLALTVGLELAGSGVRCNLVSPGSTDTDMQRTLWVSDDAEQQRIRGFGEQFKLGIPLGKIARPQEIANTILFLASDLASHITLQDIVVDGGSTLGA, encoded by the coding sequence ATGGCTGGATTCGATTATTACGGCAAAACGGTGTGGGTCACCGGCGCAGGTAAAGGCATTGGTTATGCCACGGCGCTGGCGTTTGTTGAGGCCGGAGCACAGGTCACGGGCTTCGATCGTGAGTTCACTTTGCAGAATTACCCGTTTGTTACCGAGGTGATGGATGTGGCGGATGCCGGACAGGTAGCTGAGGTCTGTCAGCGCCTGCTGGTGCAAACCGACCGGCTGGACGTGCTGGTGAATGCTGCCGGGATTTTACGCATGGGCGCGACCGACGCGCTGAGTCCGCACGACTGGCAGCAGACGTTTGCAGTTAACGTTGGTGGTGCTTTTAACCTGTTCCAGCAGACGATGGCGCAGTTTCGCCATCAGCGGGGTGGGGCGATAGTGACCGTGGCTTCAGACGCCGCGCATACGCCACGTATAGGCATGAGCGCCTATGGGGCGTCGAAGGCGGCGCTGAAAAGTCTGGCGCTAACCGTCGGGCTGGAACTGGCGGGCAGCGGAGTGCGCTGTAATCTGGTGTCGCCAGGATCAACGGATACTGACATGCAGCGCACGCTGTGGGTCAGTGATGATGCGGAACAGCAGCGCATTCGCGGCTTTGGTGAGCAGTTTAAGCTCGGTATTCCTTTAGGCAAAATTGCCCGACCGCAGGAGATCGCTAACACCATTCTGTTCCTTGCCTCCGATCTGGCCAGCCACATTACGTTGCAGGACATCGTGGTGGACGGCGGCTCTACGCTGGGAGCGTAA
- the entE gene encoding (2,3-dihydroxybenzoyl)adenylate synthase EntE — protein sequence MSIPFTRWPDEFARRYREKGYWQDLPLTDILTRHAESDHTAVIEGERQLSYRELNQAVDNLACTLRRQGIKSGETALVQLGNVAELYITFFALLKLGVAPVLALFSHQRTELTAYTTQIEPALLIADRQHALFADNDFLNTFIAQHNSIRVVHLLNDSGEHCLQAAINQPADAFTATPSPADEVAYFQLSGGTTGTPKLIPRTHNDYYYSVRRSNEICHFTADTRFLCAIPAAHNYAMSSPGSLGVFLAGGTVVLAADPSATLCFPLIEKHQINATALVPPAVSLWLQAINEWGSNAQLASLKLLQVGGARLSASLAARIPAEIGCQLQQVFGMAEGLVNYTRLDDSPERVINTQGRPMCPDDEVWVADADGNPLPQGETGRLMTRGPYTFRGYYKSPQHNASAFDDNGFYCSGDLIAIDEDGYITVQGREKDQINRGGEKIAAEEIENLLLRHQAVIHAALVSMEDELLGEKSCAYLVVKEPLRAVQVRRFLREQGVAEFKLPDRVETVESLPLTPVGKVDKKQLRQWLATRSA from the coding sequence ATGAGCATTCCTTTCACCCGGTGGCCTGACGAATTTGCCCGTCGGTACCGCGAAAAAGGCTACTGGCAGGATCTGCCGCTGACGGATATTTTGACCCGCCATGCAGAAAGCGACCATACGGCGGTCATCGAGGGTGAGCGCCAGTTGAGCTATCGTGAACTGAACCAGGCGGTGGATAACCTCGCCTGTACGCTGCGCCGTCAGGGGATCAAATCCGGCGAAACCGCGCTGGTACAACTGGGCAACGTGGCGGAGTTGTATATCACGTTCTTTGCGCTGCTGAAGCTTGGCGTCGCGCCCGTGCTTGCGCTGTTCAGTCATCAACGCACTGAACTTACCGCGTATACGACGCAGATCGAGCCCGCGCTGCTGATTGCCGATCGTCAGCACGCGCTGTTTGCCGACAATGATTTTCTGAATACGTTTATTGCTCAGCATAATTCTATTCGCGTGGTGCATCTGCTCAATGACAGTGGCGAGCACTGCCTGCAAGCGGCGATAAACCAGCCGGCAGACGCGTTTACTGCTACGCCATCGCCTGCGGATGAGGTGGCGTACTTCCAGCTCTCTGGCGGCACGACCGGGACGCCGAAGCTGATCCCGCGAACCCACAACGACTATTACTACAGCGTGCGTCGTAGTAATGAAATCTGTCACTTCACCGCCGATACGCGTTTTTTATGCGCCATCCCTGCTGCGCATAACTACGCCATGAGTTCACCCGGATCGCTGGGCGTATTTCTGGCGGGGGGAACGGTCGTACTGGCCGCGGACCCGAGCGCCACGCTGTGCTTCCCGCTGATTGAAAAACATCAGATCAACGCGACGGCGCTGGTGCCGCCAGCGGTCAGCCTGTGGTTACAGGCGATTAATGAATGGGGCAGCAATGCGCAGCTGGCTTCGCTGAAGCTGTTGCAGGTTGGTGGTGCGCGCCTCTCTGCATCCCTGGCGGCGCGGATCCCAGCCGAAATCGGCTGCCAGTTGCAGCAGGTTTTCGGCATGGCGGAAGGTTTAGTGAACTATACCCGTCTTGACGACAGCCCGGAGCGGGTAATCAATACCCAGGGGCGTCCGATGTGTCCGGATGATGAAGTGTGGGTGGCAGATGCCGACGGCAACCCGCTGCCACAAGGGGAAACGGGACGGCTAATGACGCGTGGTCCCTATACCTTCCGCGGTTATTACAAAAGCCCGCAGCATAACGCCAGCGCATTTGACGACAACGGTTTTTACTGCTCAGGCGATCTGATCGCCATCGACGAGGATGGCTACATCACCGTTCAGGGACGAGAGAAAGATCAGATCAACCGTGGCGGCGAGAAGATTGCCGCGGAAGAGATCGAAAACCTGTTACTGCGTCATCAGGCGGTGATCCATGCGGCGCTGGTCAGTATGGAAGACGAGCTGCTGGGGGAGAAAAGCTGCGCGTATCTGGTGGTGAAAGAACCGCTGCGCGCGGTACAGGTGCGCCGCTTTCTGCGTGAGCAGGGCGTCGCTGAATTCAAGTTACCGGACCGGGTGGAAACCGTTGAGTCGCTGCCTTTGACCCCGGTGGGTAAAGTCGATAAAAAACAATTACGTCAGTGGCTGGCAACACGTTCGGCCTGA
- the entC gene encoding isochorismate synthase EntC, with the protein MDTSLAEEVQQTMAILAPQRFFFMSPYRSFTTSGCFARFDEPAINGDSPDSPFQQKLHTLFTDAKAQGIANPVMVGAIPFDTRQPSSLFIPQSWQTFSRQEKQRSSRYFTDHQTLNVTARNAIPEQETFEAMVARAAALTATPEVDKVVLSRLIDITTDAEINSGALLERLVAQNPVSYNFHVPLRDGGILLGASPELLLRKEGERFSSLPLAGSARRQPDDVLDREAGNRLLASEKDRHEHELVTQAMKTVLRDRCQDLQLPSSPQLITTPTLWHLGTPFEGTANAGENALTLACLLHPTPALSGFPHQVAKQLIAELEPFDRELFGGIVGWCDAEGNGEWVVTIRCATLRKNQVRLFAGAGIVPASSPVGEWRETGVKLSTMLNVFGLH; encoded by the coding sequence ATGGATACGTCTTTGGCCGAGGAAGTTCAGCAGACCATGGCAATACTTGCACCCCAGCGTTTTTTCTTTATGTCGCCGTATCGGAGTTTCACGACGTCAGGATGCTTCGCCCGCTTCGATGAACCCGCCATTAACGGTGATTCGCCAGACAGCCCCTTCCAACAAAAATTACACACACTGTTCACCGATGCCAAAGCGCAGGGTATCGCAAACCCGGTTATGGTGGGGGCGATTCCGTTCGATACTCGCCAGCCATCGTCGCTGTTTATTCCTCAGAGCTGGCAGACCTTTTCTCGTCAGGAAAAGCAGCGATCATCACGTTACTTTACCGATCATCAAACACTCAACGTCACGGCGCGTAACGCGATTCCCGAGCAGGAGACGTTCGAAGCGATGGTCGCGCGCGCCGCTGCGCTGACAGCGACGCCTGAAGTCGACAAAGTGGTGCTGTCACGACTGATTGACATCACCACCGACGCTGAGATCAACAGCGGTGCGCTGCTGGAACGTCTGGTGGCGCAAAACCCGGTTAGTTACAACTTCCATGTCCCACTGCGCGATGGCGGCATTTTGCTCGGCGCGAGCCCGGAATTGTTGCTGCGTAAAGAAGGCGAGCGCTTCAGCTCGCTGCCGCTGGCGGGCTCCGCGCGCCGTCAGCCTGATGACGTACTGGATCGGGAAGCCGGAAACCGCCTGCTGGCCTCTGAAAAAGATCGCCATGAACATGAGCTGGTTACGCAGGCGATGAAAACCGTACTGCGCGATCGCTGTCAGGATCTACAACTACCGTCTTCACCGCAGCTCATCACCACGCCCACGCTCTGGCACCTCGGCACGCCGTTTGAAGGCACAGCCAATGCCGGAGAAAACGCCCTGACGCTGGCTTGTCTGCTGCACCCGACGCCTGCGTTGAGCGGTTTCCCGCATCAGGTGGCAAAACAACTGATTGCCGAACTGGAGCCGTTTGATCGCGAACTGTTTGGTGGCATCGTCGGCTGGTGTGACGCCGAAGGCAACGGAGAGTGGGTAGTGACCATCCGCTGCGCGACATTACGGAAAAACCAGGTGCGTCTGTTTGCAGGCGCAGGGATCGTCCCGGCCTCTTCACCGGTGGGGGAATGGCGTGAAACCGGCGTCAAACTTTCCACCATGTTGAACGTTTTTGGATTGCATTAA
- the fepD gene encoding Fe(3+)-siderophore ABC transporter permease has protein sequence MSCSVSVTRALAVPGLLLLLVIATALSLTIGAKSLPVSVVMEALTGTCQSADCTIVLDARLPRTLAGLLAGGALGLAGALMQTLTRNPLADPGLLGVNAGASFAIVLGAALFGFSTPQEQLVMAFIGALVASLIVAFTGSQGGGQLSPVRLTLAGVALAAVLEGLTSGISLLNPDVYDQLRYWQAGSLDIRNLQTLKVVILPVLIAGTTALMLSRALNSLSLGSDTATALGSKVARTQLIGLLAITVLCGSATAIVGPIAFIGLMMPHMSRWLVGADHRWSLPVTLIATPVLLLFADIIGRLIVPGELRVSVVSAFIGAPVLIFLVRRRPRGAA, from the coding sequence ATGTCATGTTCTGTTTCCGTGACGCGTGCCCTTGCCGTGCCCGGATTGTTGTTATTACTGGTTATTGCCACGGCATTAAGTCTGACCATCGGTGCAAAATCCTTACCCGTCTCCGTGGTGATGGAAGCGCTCACCGGCACCTGTCAAAGTGCCGATTGCACTATCGTGCTGGACGCCCGCCTGCCGCGAACGCTCGCAGGATTGCTGGCCGGAGGCGCGCTGGGACTCGCCGGGGCGTTAATGCAAACGCTCACCCGCAATCCGCTGGCCGATCCTGGGCTGCTTGGCGTCAATGCCGGAGCCAGTTTTGCCATCGTGCTGGGGGCAGCGCTGTTCGGCTTTTCCACACCGCAGGAACAACTGGTGATGGCCTTTATCGGCGCGCTGGTGGCGTCACTGATTGTGGCGTTTACGGGCAGTCAGGGTGGCGGTCAGTTGAGCCCGGTACGTCTGACGCTGGCGGGCGTCGCGCTCGCCGCGGTTCTGGAAGGTCTCACCAGCGGTATTTCCCTGCTGAATCCTGACGTCTACGATCAGCTTCGTTACTGGCAGGCCGGTTCACTGGATATCCGCAATCTGCAAACCCTCAAGGTGGTTATTCTGCCGGTGCTGATAGCCGGTACCACTGCGCTGATGCTCAGTCGGGCATTGAACAGCCTGAGTCTGGGAAGTGATACCGCCACCGCGCTTGGTAGCAAAGTCGCGCGTACGCAACTGATTGGTCTGTTAGCCATCACCGTCCTGTGCGGGAGCGCCACGGCGATTGTTGGACCGATTGCATTTATCGGCCTGATGATGCCGCATATGTCGCGCTGGCTGGTTGGTGCCGACCACCGTTGGTCGCTCCCGGTGACGCTTATCGCCACGCCTGTTCTGTTGCTTTTTGCCGATATCATTGGCCGCCTGATTGTTCCCGGCGAGCTGCGCGTGTCAGTCGTGAGCGCCTTTATTGGCGCTCCGGTGCTGATCTTTCTGGTTCGTCGTCGTCCGCGAGGTGCCGCATGA